In Fervidobacterium nodosum Rt17-B1, one genomic interval encodes:
- a CDS encoding SRPBCC family protein, translating into MEFSERFNAPVSEVWKVFYNPNGWDPWFTDGMKISEDGEIYFRWFRLTDGQVVTDNGKIVSVIKERLFSFWWYEYEDGYRSFVEMHFQPTGDNETIVTVKDRTLVKDEEELHVRYGCAYGWGQMMLLAKIYIEKGLIVI; encoded by the coding sequence ATGGAATTTAGTGAGAGGTTCAATGCACCAGTTAGTGAAGTGTGGAAAGTTTTCTATAATCCAAACGGTTGGGACCCATGGTTCACAGATGGTATGAAGATTTCTGAAGACGGTGAGATTTATTTTAGGTGGTTCAGGCTAACCGATGGACAAGTTGTAACGGACAATGGAAAAATAGTTAGTGTTATTAAAGAACGGTTGTTTTCCTTCTGGTGGTACGAATACGAAGATGGTTACCGTTCGTTTGTTGAGATGCACTTCCAACCAACCGGAGATAACGAAACGATAGTGACTGTCAAGGATAGAACGTTGGTAAAAGATGAGGAAGAGCTCCATGTAAGGTATGGTTGTGCTTACGGTTGGGGGCAGATGATGTTGCTCGCGAAGATTTACATAGAGAAAGGATTAATTGTTATATAA
- a CDS encoding thiamine diphosphokinase: protein MKATIVLNGVSNGTMFITGEMLIAADGGAEELRRRNLLPDVIIGDLDSISDESIEYFQSKGVKIQVYPHEKDETDLELAINYALKYGATEIEILNWQGERIDMIIAMIGLMSKYENITAVADNCEIGLLSTGEHSLKAIRDEIWSFIPLCEADFSISGFKYSFDGKMSITSPIGVSNEALENNVKVNVRSGKVVYIRWKKKPL from the coding sequence TTGAAAGCAACGATTGTTTTGAACGGCGTATCAAACGGTACGATGTTTATCACAGGTGAAATGCTAATCGCCGCGGATGGTGGAGCGGAAGAATTGAGAAGAAGAAATTTACTTCCTGATGTTATTATCGGTGATTTAGATTCTATATCAGACGAGTCTATTGAATATTTCCAGTCAAAAGGTGTCAAGATACAAGTATACCCTCACGAAAAGGATGAAACAGATTTGGAACTCGCAATAAATTACGCGTTGAAATACGGGGCAACGGAGATTGAGATTTTAAATTGGCAAGGCGAGAGAATTGATATGATTATTGCTATGATAGGTTTGATGAGTAAATATGAAAATATAACCGCGGTAGCTGATAATTGTGAAATTGGTTTGCTTAGCACGGGAGAACACTCTTTAAAAGCTATTAGAGATGAAATTTGGTCTTTTATCCCCTTGTGCGAAGCGGATTTTTCAATTTCAGGTTTTAAATACAGTTTTGATGGTAAGATGAGTATAACATCTCCAATAGGTGTAAGTAATGAAGCTTTGGAAAATAACGTTAAAGTCAAT